In Nicotiana tabacum cultivar K326 chromosome 19, ASM71507v2, whole genome shotgun sequence, one DNA window encodes the following:
- the LOC107771988 gene encoding uncharacterized protein LOC107771988, with protein MVQESIVLGHSMSKSGIEVDKVKVEAVGKIPPPICVKACLKAFEERKKKLVAAPIIVAPDWSLPFELMCDASDHAIGAVLGQRRDKMFYSIYYASKTLDDAQLNYTTIEKELLVVVWAFEKFQAYLVGTKVIVHTDHATIRGNKYILLAVYYVSKWVEAITLPTNNAKVVAAFVKKNIFSRFGTPRALISDEGKYFFNRLLNNLLAKYGVRHRVSATYHPQKSEQPKVSNREIKKILEKTLSVNMKDWAAKLDNALWVYRTEYKTPIGASPYKNVYGKACYIPIELEQKAYWAIKELNMDFEAAGEKRLLQLNELDEFRLHSYENAKLYKEKTKR; from the exons atggtacaagaaagCATTGTGTTGGGCCATAGCATGTCAAAGAGtggcattgaagttgataaggtgAAGGTGGAGGCGGTTGGAAAAATACCTCCACCCATTTGTGTGAAGG CCTGCCTGAAGGCATTTGAGGAACGCAAAAAGAAGCTGGTGGCTGCCCCCATTATTGTGGCACCAGATTGGTCCTTACCATTTGAACttatgtgcgatgcaagtgaccaTGCTATTGGGGCAGTGCTAGGCCAAAGAAGGGACAAGATGTTTTACTCCATATATTATGCGAGTAAGACTCTTGATGATGCACAGTTGAATTACACCACCATTGAAAAGGAGTTGTTGGTCGTTGTGTGGGCTTTTGAGAAATTTCAGGCATACTTGGTGGGAACAAAAGTtatagtccataccgatcatgcaaCAATCAG AGGAAACAAATATATCTTGCTAGCGGTTTACTACGtgtcaaaatgggtagaggcaatCACTTTGCCAACCAATAATGCCAAGGTGGTAGCTgcttttgtgaagaaaaatatatTCTCGAGGTTTGGGACCCCACGTGCCTTGATTAGTGATGAAGGGAAATATTTCTTCAATCGGTTATTGAATAACCTTCTAGCCAAATATGGGGTCCGCCACAGAGTTTCCGCGACATATCATCCGCAAAAAAGTGAACAACCTAAGGTGTCCAAcagagaaataaagaaaatattagaGAAGACATTAAGTGTGAATATGAAGGATTGGGCTGCAAAGTTAGATAATGCCTTATGGGTATATAGAACTGAATACAAAACACCAATTGGGGCATCACCGTATAAGAatgtttatgggaaggcatgttACATTCCTATTGAACTTGAACAAAAGGCGTACTGGGCAATTAAAGAGTTGAATATGGATTTTGAAGCCGCGGGCGAGAAGAGGCTCTTGCAGTTGAATGAATTAGATGAGTTCAGACTGCAttcttatgaaaatgctaagctttACAAGGAGAAAACAAAAAGATAA